A single genomic interval of Mangifera indica cultivar Alphonso chromosome 5, CATAS_Mindica_2.1, whole genome shotgun sequence harbors:
- the LOC123217380 gene encoding HMG-Y-related protein B-like has protein sequence MASTEDSLNPPPPPQQQPILQPPAQQQPSTLLQYPEMIIAAIEALNEETGSSKAAISKEMESTNLDLPAAHSTLLSHNLNRMTESGVLVMVKNNYMKPDPNAPPKRGRGRPPKPKAPLPPGTVISPPRPRGRPPKPRDPFAPPKKMSSTGSGRPRGRPAKKVKTTPATAPAAATNTTGAPRGRGRPPKVKPAVAPVAG, from the exons ATGGCTTCAACGGAAGATTCTCTCAACCCACCTCCACCGCCACAGCAACAGCCCATTTTACAACCGCCGGCGCAGCAACAACCGTCTACTCTCCTGCAATATCCGGAG atGATTATAGCTGCAATTGAAGCGTTGAATGAGGAAACAGGCTCGTCTAAAGCTGCAATCTCGAAGGAAATGGAGTCAACAAACCTGGATCTACCAGCGGCCCACTCCACACTGCTCTCTCACAACTTAAACAGGATGACAGAGAGTGGCGTGCTGGTTATGGTGAAGAACAACTACATGAAGCCGGACCCCAACGCTCCACCCAAGAGGGGACGCGGCCGTCCGCCGAAGCCCAAGGCGCCTTTGCCACCTGGAACCGTGATTTCCCCACCCAGGCCACGTGGACGTCCACCTAAGCCCAGAGATCCGTTCGCTCCACCGAAAAAGATGAGCTCAACTGGGAGCGGAAGGCCACGTGGAAGACCTGCGAAGAAGGTCAAGACAACCCCCGCTACTGCGCCTGCAGCTGCGACTAACACTACCGGTGCCCCTAGGGGAAGAGGACGGCCGCCGAAGGTGAAGCCGGCAGTGGCGCCGGTGGCTGGTTGA